In Perca fluviatilis chromosome 11, GENO_Pfluv_1.0, whole genome shotgun sequence, the following proteins share a genomic window:
- the nsun4 gene encoding LOW QUALITY PROTEIN: 5-methylcytosine rRNA methyltransferase NSUN4 (The sequence of the model RefSeq protein was modified relative to this genomic sequence to represent the inferred CDS: inserted 4 bases in 2 codons) produces MMALLLNSRLLLRKVKDLRCLTPRRNRVKEKWAVTRTKHPPTSLALQHFDATYSVQLGQLWPSVRAALLSERKYGALLNHFSHDAVLADLEAQGCRDFLGDTATKTQPCLEQKPEVATEEESVSMKKCDSDSEQLPPLQLSPNIKCLVFPRGDITRFKPARPDMCGLLGYYLMDAASVLPCLAXVQEGHNVLDLCAAPGGKTLALLQSQAIGFLCVNDASVSRTLRLRKVLHSYVPKPLLTDEKLRITSFDGTKWXEIERNTFDRVLVDVPCSTDRHSLMEDDNNVFSKSRTGERRKLPELQLELLLAGIEAACPGGEILYSTCTLSQIQNLGVVEQAVYLARENRGIQLQVVDLRPLTHMFRKTFHFAPDLPLGEMVIPHLAANFGPIYMCKLRRLT; encoded by the exons ATGATGGCGCTGCTCTTAAATTCTAGGCTTCTACTAAGAAAAGTTAAAGATTTAAGGTGTTTAACGCCAAGAAGAAACCGAGTGAAGGAAAAATGG GCTGTCACACGTACCAAGCACCCTCCCACCAGTCTGGCCCTGCAGCACTTTGACGCCACCTACAGCGTCcagctggggcagctgtggccATCAGTCCGCGCTGCCTTGCTGTCCGAGAGGAAATACGGAGCCCTGCTCAATCATTTCTCCCACGATGCTGTTCTGGCAGACCTCGAAGCCCAGGGATGCAGGGACTTCCTCGGTGACACAGCTACAAAAA CTCAGCCATGCTTGGAGCAAAAACCTGAGGTTGCAACCGAGGAGGAATCCGTTTCTATGAAGAAATGTGACAGCGATAGTGAGCAGCTACCTCCTCTACAGCTCAGTCCTAACATCAAGTGTCTAGTGTTTCCTAGAGGGGATATCACAAGATTCAAGCCTGCTAG ACCAGACATGTGTGGCTTGTTGGGTTACTATCTGATGGACGCAGCGTCTGTGTTGCCGTGTCTAGC CGTCCAAGAAGGACACAATGTGCTCGACCTGTGTGCCGCTCCCGGAGGCAAGACCCTGGCTTTACTTCAGAGCCAGGCTATAG GTTTTTTGTGCGTAAACGACGCCTCGGTGTCTCGGACGCTGCGGCTGAGGAAAGTCCTCCACAGCTACGTCCCTAAGCCGCTTTTGACGGACGAGAAGCTGCGCATCACCTCTTTTGATGGCACCAAGTG GGAAATCGAAAGGAACACATTCGACAGA GTCCTTGTTGACGTCCCCTGcagcacagacagacattcaCTCATGGAGGACGACAACAATGTATTCAGTAAGAGCAGGACCGGTGAGAGACGGAAGCTGCCAGAGCTgcagctggagctgctgct GGCGGGAATCGAAGCAGCTTGTCCAGGTGGGGAGATCCTTTACTCCACCTGCACACTCTCTCAAATCCAGAACCTGGGTGTGGTGGAACAGGCCGTCTACTTGGCTCGAGAGAACCGCGGCATCCAGCTTCAA GTTGTCGATCTGCGACCCCTCACACACATGTTTAGGAAAACCTTTCACTTTGCGCCCGACCTCCCCCTGGGTGAGATGGTCATCCCCCACTTAGCCGCTAACTTTGGCCCCATCTACATGTGCAAGCTGCGGCGGCTCACATAG
- the LOC120568585 gene encoding cytochrome b-c1 complex subunit 6, mitochondrial-like, translating into MVFERKMITYDDPEEEEENAEEEEEEEEQDMVDPLETIRAKCEQTEHCVHTKERLETCEARVGSRSNTAEECTEELFDFLHARDHCVAHKLFHHVK; encoded by the exons ATGGTTTTCGAGAGGAAGATGATCACGTACGACGACCCCGAAGAGGAG GAGGAAAAtgctgaggaggaagaggaggaagaagagcaaGACATGGTG GACCCTCTAGAAACAATACGAGCCAAGTGTGAGCAGACTGAACACTGTGTGCACACCAAGGAGCGTCTGGAGACATGTGAAGCCCGAGTCGGCTCCCGATCCAACACTGCTGAAGAATGCACAGAAGAACTCTTCGACTTCCTGCATGCACGGGAccattgt GTGGCGCACAAGCTGTTCCACCATGTGAAATAA